In Gossypium arboreum isolate Shixiya-1 chromosome 5, ASM2569848v2, whole genome shotgun sequence, a single genomic region encodes these proteins:
- the LOC128293207 gene encoding transcription factor MYB114-like — protein MPMAPTSTKCSKKEVNRGAWTAEEDQKLAQVVEIHGPKRWKAVAAKAGLNRCGKSCRLRWMNYLRPNIKRGNISDQEEDLILRLHKLLGNRWSLIAGRLPGRTDNEIKNYWNSHLSKKIKQNEKQTRMQEPVLENSKVSEREEPLHKASEEGSSKRDEEYSTSCFNGDSSLFDLYNEEPLELEWMSHFFETDEIWLNLA, from the exons ATGCCGATGGCTCCTACAAGCACTAAATGCAGTAAGAAAGAAGTGAACAGAGGAGCTTGGACAGCTGAAGAAGACCAAAAGCTTGCTCAAGTCGTTGAAATTCATGGCCCAAAGAGGTGGAAAGCTGTTGCTGCAAAAGCAG GTCTCAACAGATGTGGAAAGAGTTGCAGGTTGAGATGGATGAATTACCTTAGGCCCAATATAAAGAGAGGCAACATTTCAGACCAAGAAGAAGACCTGATACTAAGGCTACATAAACTGCTCGGAAACAG GTGGTCATTGATTGCCGGAAGATTACCAGGTCGAACCGATAACGAAATAAAAAACTACTGGAATTCTCATTTGAGCAAGAAAATAAAGCAAAATGAGAAGCAAACCAGAATGCAAGAACCGGTGCTTGAGAATTCTAAGGTAAGCGAAAGGGAGGAGCCTCTACACAAGGCGAGTGAAGAAGGTTCGTCCAAGAGAGATGAAGAGTACTCCACATCTTGCTTCAATGGTGATAGTAGCTTGTTCGATTTGTATAACGAGGAGCCTCTAGAGTTGGAGTGGATGAGTCATTTCTTTGAAACAGACGAGATATGGCTTAACTTAGCTTGA
- the LOC108487811 gene encoding transcription factor MYB114-like, producing the protein MPVAPPISTKCSKKEVNRGAWTDEEDQKLAQVVEIYGPKRWQAVAAKAGLNRSGKSCRLRWMNYLRPNIKRGNISDQEEDLILRLHKLLGNRWSLIAGRLPGRTDNEIKNYWNSHLSKKTKQNEKQTIGSRMQESVLENCKVSESKRDENSTACFINGDDSLFDCYSEEPLNLEWTSHFFETDELWLNLA; encoded by the exons ATGCCAGTGGCTCCTCCTATAAGCACTAAATGCAGTAAGAAAGAAGTGAACAGAGGAGCTTGGACAGATGAAGAAGACCAAAAGCTTGCTCAAGTAGTTGAAATTTATGGTCCAAAGAGGTGGCAAGCAGTTGCAGCAAAAGCAG GTCTTAACAGAAGTGGAAAGAGTTGCAGATTGAGATGGATGAATTACCTTAGGCCCAATATAAAGAGAGGCAACATTTCGGACCAAGAAGAAGACTTGATATTACGGCTACATAAACTGCTCGGAAACAG ATGGTCTTTGATTGCTGGAAGACTACCAGGTCGAACCGATAATGAAATCAAGAACTACTGGAATTCTCATTTGAGCAAGAAAACGAAGCAAAATGAGAAACAAACCATAGGTTCAAGAATGCAAGAATCGGTGCTTGAGAATTGTAAGGTAAGTGAATCCAAGAGAGATGAAAACTCCACAGCTTGTTTCATTAATGGTGATGATAGCTTGTTCGATTGTTATAGCGAGGAGCCTCTGAACTTGGAGTGGACGAGTCATTTCTTTGAAACGGATGAGTTATGGCTTAACTTAGcttga
- the LOC108457465 gene encoding uncharacterized protein LOC108457465: MAEQQQLEPWADLSGKVVMVTGASSGLGRDFCLDLSKAGCRIVAAARRVDRLKSLCDEINHLSFPFSGTQPSGPRAFAVELDICADGSTIQSSVKAAWDAFGRIDALINNAGVRGNVKDPLELTEEEWDQNIRTNLTGSWLVSKYVCMLMRDAKQGGSVINISSIAGLNRGQLPGGLAYASSKAGLNTMTKTMAMELGMHKIRVNSISPGLFKSEITEGLLKKAWLQEVATKINPLRTFGTADPALTSLVRYLIHDSSKYVTGNIFIVDAGSTLPGIPIFSSL, encoded by the exons ATGGCGGAGCAGCAGCAACTAGAGCCATGGGCCGACCTCAGTGGCAAAGTGGTGATGGTGACGGGGGCATCTTCTGGTTTAGGTCGTGACTTTTGTCTTGACTTGAGTAAAGCCGGCTGTCGTATCGTGGCTGCCGCGCGCCGCGTCGATCGCCTTAAATCCCTCTGTGATGAAATCAATCACCTCAGCTTTCCTTTTTCCGGAACCCAGCCTAGTGGCCCTCGAGCTTTCGCCGTCGAGCTCGACATATGTGCTGACGGATCCACCATACAGAGCTCTGTGAAAGCGGCCTGGGATGCCTTTGGGAGGATCGATGCTTTAATAAATAACGCTGGCGTTAGAG GTAATGTGAAGGATCCTTTGGAATTGACTGAGGAGGAATGGGATCAAAACATCAGAACCAATCTAACAGGGTCTTGGTTGGTGTCAAAATATGTTTGCATGCTCATGCGTGATGCAAAACAAGGAGGATCTGTAATCAATATATCTTCCATCGCTGGTCTTAATCGTGGGCAACTACCTGGAGGTTTGGCTTATGCTTCCTCAAAAGCAGGCCTGAACACCATGACAAAG ACCATGGCCATGGAACTGGGGATGCATAAAATACGAGTGAACTCAATATCACCTGGGCTTTTCAAATCTGAGATCACAGAAGGCCTTCTGAAGAAGGCTTGGCTACAAGAAGTGGCTACAAAAATCAACCCTTTAAGAACATTTGGTACGGCAGATCCTGCATTAACCTCGCTAGTTAGATACTTAATCCATGATTCTTCGAAATACGTAACAGGTAACATATTCATCGTTGATGCCGGGTCTACCCTACCAGGTATTCCCATATTTTCTTCGCTTTGA
- the LOC108457474 gene encoding NAD(P)H-quinone oxidoreductase subunit U, chloroplastic, which yields MALSTTAATTLYISGNNIHASTPKNASLFSNSTISFSAKQRRRLSIRSSGDVSSETPTTETESEKSIDEAPKGPPSLISALNVERALRGIAITDADHYGRLGLQRGCSYEQVTVAYRNKVDELLNQGLDEEELSKKMDLLKESYSILSSVEERRLYDWSLARTEQPDRYAWPFEVDITQTPTEEPPPGEPEDVGPTRAVGYFMLGWLILSFVLSIAFAR from the exons ATGGCTCTATCAACCACAGCTGCAACAACACTATACATTTCTGGCAACAACATACATGCCTCAACCCCCAAAAACGCCTCCTTATTCTCAAATTCTACCATCAGTTTTTCAGCAAAGCAGAGAAGAAGGCTAAGCATCAGGAGCTCTGGTGATGTATCATCCGAGACACCAACGACCGAAACAGAATCTGAAAAGTCCATTGATGAAGCTCCTAAAGGACCTCCTTCTTTGATCTCTGCTCTTAATGTTGAACGAGCTCTTCGTGGCATCG CAATCACAGACGCAGATCACTATGGTAGACTCGGCCTTCAAAGAGGATGTTCTTATGAACAG GTCACTGTGGCCTACAGAAACAAGGTTGATGAACTCCTGAATCAGGGACTAGATGAAGAAGAACTCAGCAAGAAAATGGATCTCTTAAAA GAGTCGTACTCGATTTTGTCGTCGGTAGAAGAAAGAAGGCTGTATGACTGGAGCTTGGCTAGAACTGAACAACCAGACAGATATGCTTGGCCTTTTGAGGTGGATATCACCCAAACTCCTACGGAGGAGCCTCCACCAGGC GAGCCGGAGGACGTCGGACCAACAAGAGCGGTGGGATACTTCATGCTGGGATGGCTAATACTGTCTTTCGTCTTGTCTATTGCCTTTGCTCGATAG
- the LOC108452519 gene encoding 40S ribosomal protein S3-3-like, protein MAAQISKKRKFVADGVFYAELNEVLTRELAEDGYSGVEVRVTPMRTEIIIRATRTQNVLGEKGRRIRELTSVVQKRFKFPENSVELYAEKVNNRGLCAIAQAESLRYKLLGGLAVRRACYGVLRFVMESGAKGCEVIVSGKLRAQRAKSMKFKDGYMISSGHPVKEYIDSAVRHVLLRQGVLGIKVKIMLDWDPKGKQGPMTPLPDLVTIHPPKEEEEYTEKKDFEPLAPPTNIEVPVVV, encoded by the exons ATGGCTGCTCAGATTAGCAAGAAGCGCAAG TTTGTTGCGGATGGAGTGTTTTACGCGGAGCTAAATGAGGTTTTGACAAGGGAGCTTGCTGAGGATGGATACTCCGGAGTTGAAGTTAGAGTTACTCCTATGCGTACTGAGATCATCATCAGAGCTACTCGTACTCAAAATGTTCTTG GTGAGAAGGGTAGAAGGATTAGAGAGTTGACTTCTGTTGTTCAGAAACGATTCAAGTTTCCAGAGAACAGTGTGGAACTCTATGCTGAGAAAGTTAACAACAGGGGTCTTTGCGCCATTGCACAGGCCGAATCCCTGCGATACAAGCTCCTTGGAGGCCTTGCTGTTCGGAG GGCTTGCTATGGTGTTCTCAGATTTGTCATGGAGAGTGGAGCCAAGGGATGCGAG GTCATAGTGAGTGGAAAACTCCGAGCTCAGCGTGCAAAGTCGATGAAGTTCAAGGATGGGTACATGATATCCTCTGGTCATCCCGTCAAGGAATATATTGATTCTGCTGTTAGACATGTCCTTCTTAGGCAG GGTGTGCTGGGTATCAAAGTTAAAATCATGCTGGATTGGGATCCAAAGGGCAAGCAGGGTCCAATGACCCCATTGCCTGATCTCGTCACCATCCACCCTCCCAAGGAAGAGGAAGAGTATACAGAAAAGAAAGACTTTGAACCGCTTGCTCCCCCAACCAATATCGAGGTTCCTGTTGTGGTTTAG
- the LOC108452496 gene encoding mechanosensitive ion channel protein 10-like isoform X1 codes for MAEGNGGGRQVVINVAGEGLKGSSPKEAEALNPKQNSQGAPNKASTESGAVTASKPPKAPVAGNEPLLRRRSFVKPKSRFGEQYYIPESDEMEETNLANQEQVGCNSPYRHPINKASPNNKSARSIRTDSAVSKTLSMASKGSTGENENEEIIKKVKQHKEQHKGVKAKVVIEWVVFLLLIGCLIASLTVGEEKNILLWGLEIWKWCVLVVVIFCGMLVTRWFMHLVVFLIEINFLLRKKVLYFVHGLKKIVQVFIWLSIVLLTWVLLFLDVERSKTASKILDYVTWTLVSILIGAFLWLLKTLMLKILASNFHMNKFFDRIQESVFHHYILRTLSGPPFMEIDGIQKPPAHLIVSNAKKGKEPKTKRLIDMGKVHRLKREKVSAWHMKVLVDAITNSGLSTVSETLEESAYNGGKEAEQEITNEEEAQYVAHQIFAHVAQHDSNQNRNYIDEDDLLRFMIKEEVDLVFPLFEGSSTGKIDRKSFTNWVVKVYTDRKTLVHALSDTKTAVKQLNTLVTVILIIVTVIIWLLLLEIATTKLLLLLSSQLVVAAFMFGNTCKTIFEAIVFVFVMHPFDVGDRCVVDGVQLLVEEMNILTTVFLKLDNEKVYYPNSVLATKPISNYYRSPDMGDTIEFSIDFLTPAKTIGRLKEEIKKHLEANTLWRPNHLVVVKEIENVNKLKMALFCNHTMNFQDFREKNRRRTELVLELKRIFEELGIRYNLLPQHVNLNQVNQDRPDATYATPWS; via the exons ATGGCGGAGGGAAACGGTGGAGGAAGACAAGTGGTGATTAATGTTGCCGGTGAAGGGCTAAAAGGGTCTTCTCCAAAAGAAGCAGAGGCATTGAACCCTAAGCAAAATTCTCAAGGTGCACCCAACAAAGCTTCGACTGAATCTGGTGCTGTTACTGCAAGTAAGCCACCAAAAGCCCCAGTTGCAGGTAATGAACCTCTTCTTAGACGAAGGTCATTTGTTAAACCCAAGTCAAGATTTGGAGAACAATATTATATCCCTGAATCTGATGAAATGGAAGAAACTAATTTAGCTAATCAAGAACAAGTTGGTTGTAATTCTCCTTATAGACACCCCATCAACAAGGCCTCCCCTAATAACAAGTCGGCTAGAAGTATTAGGACGGACTCTGCTGTGTCGAAAACGTTATCGATGGCTTCTAAAGGCTCCACTGGGGAAAATGaaaatgaggagataattaaGAAAGTTAAACAGCATAAAGAGCAGCATAAGGGAGTGAAAGCTAAGGTTGTGATTGAGTGGGTTGTATTTTTGTTGCTCATAGGGTGCTTAATAGCTAGTTTAACAGTAGGTGAAGAAAAGAATATCCTTTTATGGGGTTTGGAAATTTGGAAATGGTGTGTACTTGTGGTGGTTATATTCTGCGGTATGTTGGTTACTCGTTGGTTTATGCATCTAGTTGTCTTCTTGATCGAGATTAACTTTTTGCTTCGGAAGAAAGTGCTATACTTCGTTCACGGTTTAAAGAAGATTGTTCAGGTGTTCATTTGGCTGAGTATAGTACTTCTTACTTGGGTTCTTCTCTTTCTTGATGTTGAGAGATCGAAGACTGCCTCAAAGATTCTAGATTATGTGACGTGGACTCTAGTGAGCATCCTCATTGGAGCATTTTTGTGGTTGTTGAAGACTTTGATGTTAAAGATTCTGGCTTCGAATTTCCATATGAACAAGTTCTTTGACAGAATACAAGAATCAGTCTTCCATCACTACATACTTAGGACCCTTTCGGGACCACCATTTATGGAGATTGATGGGATTCAAAAACCACCGGCTCATTTGATTGTTAGCAATGCAAAAAAGGGTAAAGAACCAAAAACAAAAAGGTTGATTGACATGGGAAAAGTCCATAGATTGAAGCGAGAAAAAGTTTCAGCTTGGCATATGAAGGTGTTGGTAGATGCCATCACGAATTCAGGGCTTTCAACAGTCTCCGAAACATTAGAGGAAAGTGCGTATAATGGTGGCAAAGAAGCAGAACAGGAAATTACTAATGAGGAGGAGGCACAATATGTTGCTCATCAAATTTTTGCACACGTTGCACAACATGATAGTAATCAAAATCGCAA TTACATTGACGAGGATGACCTCTTAAGATTCATGATTAAGGAGGAGGTGGATCTTGTGTTTCCTTTGTTCGAAGGATCTAGCACTGGAAAAATTGATAGAAAAAGTTTCACAAACTGGGTG GTAAAGGTTTACACGGATCGGAAAACACTAGTACATGCTTTGAGTGACACCAAAACAGCCGTAAAGCAGTTGAATACACTCGTGACAGTGATCCTAATTATTGTTACTGTCATCATATGGCTTCTTTTGCTGGAAATTGCAACCACGAAACTGCTTTTGCTCCTTTCATCGCAGCTTGTAGTGGCTGCTTTTATGTTCGGAAACACCTGCAAGACTATCTTTGAAGCTATAGTATTTGTGTTTGTGATGCATCCTTTTGATGTCGGCGATCGTTGTGTGGTTGATGGTGTTCAG TTGCTGGTCGAGGAGATGAATATTTTAACGACCGTCTTCCTGAAACTTGATAATGAAAAGGTGTACTATCCGAATTCAGTTTTGGCTACAAAGCCCATCAGCAACTATTATAGAAGCCCGGATATGGGTGATACAATAGAGTTCTCGATTGATTTTTTGACCCCAGCAAAGACAATAGGCAGGCTGAAAGAAGAGATAAAGAA GCATTTGGAAGCTAATACCCTGTGGCGTCCTAATCACCTTGTGGTGGTGAAGGAAATCGAGAATGTGAATAAGTTAAAGATGGCTCTCTTTTGTAATCACACGATGAACTTCCAGGACTTTAGAGAGAAGAACAGGCGTAGAACCGAACTGGTTCTTGAGCTGAAAAGAATTTTTGAGGAGCTGGGTATACGATACAATCTTCTTCCTCAGCATGTGAATCTCAACCAGGTCAATCAAGACAGGCCGGATGCAACCTATGCGACCCCTTGGTCATGA
- the LOC108452496 gene encoding mechanosensitive ion channel protein 10-like isoform X2 produces the protein MAEGNGGGRQVVINVAGEGLKGSSPKEAEALNPKQNSQGAPNKASTESGAVTASKPPKAPVAGNEPLLRRRSFVKPKSRFGEQYYIPESDEMEETNLANQEQVGCNSPYRHPINKASPNNKSARSIRTDSAVSKTLSMASKGSTGENENEEIIKKVKQHKEQHKGVKAKVVIEWVVFLLLIGCLIASLTVGEEKNILLWGLEIWKWCVLVVVIFCGMLVTRWFMHLVVFLIEINFLLRKKVLYFVHGLKKIVQVFIWLSIVLLTWVLLFLDVERSKTASKILDYVTWTLVSILIGAFLWLLKTLMLKILASNFHMNKFFDRIQESVFHHYILRTLSGPPFMEIDGIQKPPAHLIVSNAKKGKEPKTKRLIDMGKVHRLKREKVSAWHMKVLVDAITNSGLSTVSETLEESAYNGGKEAEQEITNEEEAQYVAHQIFAHVAQHDSNQNRNYIDEDDLLRFMIKEEVDLVFPLFEGSSTGKIDRKSFTNWVVKVYTDRKTLVHALSDTKTAVKQLNTLVTVILIIVTVIIWLLLLEIATTKLLLLLSSQLVVAAFMFGNTCKTIFEAIVFVFVMHPFDVGDRCVVDGVQLLVEEMNILTTVFLKLDNEKVYYPNSVLATKPISNYYRSPDMGDTIEFSIDFLTPAKTIGRLKEEIKK, from the exons ATGGCGGAGGGAAACGGTGGAGGAAGACAAGTGGTGATTAATGTTGCCGGTGAAGGGCTAAAAGGGTCTTCTCCAAAAGAAGCAGAGGCATTGAACCCTAAGCAAAATTCTCAAGGTGCACCCAACAAAGCTTCGACTGAATCTGGTGCTGTTACTGCAAGTAAGCCACCAAAAGCCCCAGTTGCAGGTAATGAACCTCTTCTTAGACGAAGGTCATTTGTTAAACCCAAGTCAAGATTTGGAGAACAATATTATATCCCTGAATCTGATGAAATGGAAGAAACTAATTTAGCTAATCAAGAACAAGTTGGTTGTAATTCTCCTTATAGACACCCCATCAACAAGGCCTCCCCTAATAACAAGTCGGCTAGAAGTATTAGGACGGACTCTGCTGTGTCGAAAACGTTATCGATGGCTTCTAAAGGCTCCACTGGGGAAAATGaaaatgaggagataattaaGAAAGTTAAACAGCATAAAGAGCAGCATAAGGGAGTGAAAGCTAAGGTTGTGATTGAGTGGGTTGTATTTTTGTTGCTCATAGGGTGCTTAATAGCTAGTTTAACAGTAGGTGAAGAAAAGAATATCCTTTTATGGGGTTTGGAAATTTGGAAATGGTGTGTACTTGTGGTGGTTATATTCTGCGGTATGTTGGTTACTCGTTGGTTTATGCATCTAGTTGTCTTCTTGATCGAGATTAACTTTTTGCTTCGGAAGAAAGTGCTATACTTCGTTCACGGTTTAAAGAAGATTGTTCAGGTGTTCATTTGGCTGAGTATAGTACTTCTTACTTGGGTTCTTCTCTTTCTTGATGTTGAGAGATCGAAGACTGCCTCAAAGATTCTAGATTATGTGACGTGGACTCTAGTGAGCATCCTCATTGGAGCATTTTTGTGGTTGTTGAAGACTTTGATGTTAAAGATTCTGGCTTCGAATTTCCATATGAACAAGTTCTTTGACAGAATACAAGAATCAGTCTTCCATCACTACATACTTAGGACCCTTTCGGGACCACCATTTATGGAGATTGATGGGATTCAAAAACCACCGGCTCATTTGATTGTTAGCAATGCAAAAAAGGGTAAAGAACCAAAAACAAAAAGGTTGATTGACATGGGAAAAGTCCATAGATTGAAGCGAGAAAAAGTTTCAGCTTGGCATATGAAGGTGTTGGTAGATGCCATCACGAATTCAGGGCTTTCAACAGTCTCCGAAACATTAGAGGAAAGTGCGTATAATGGTGGCAAAGAAGCAGAACAGGAAATTACTAATGAGGAGGAGGCACAATATGTTGCTCATCAAATTTTTGCACACGTTGCACAACATGATAGTAATCAAAATCGCAA TTACATTGACGAGGATGACCTCTTAAGATTCATGATTAAGGAGGAGGTGGATCTTGTGTTTCCTTTGTTCGAAGGATCTAGCACTGGAAAAATTGATAGAAAAAGTTTCACAAACTGGGTG GTAAAGGTTTACACGGATCGGAAAACACTAGTACATGCTTTGAGTGACACCAAAACAGCCGTAAAGCAGTTGAATACACTCGTGACAGTGATCCTAATTATTGTTACTGTCATCATATGGCTTCTTTTGCTGGAAATTGCAACCACGAAACTGCTTTTGCTCCTTTCATCGCAGCTTGTAGTGGCTGCTTTTATGTTCGGAAACACCTGCAAGACTATCTTTGAAGCTATAGTATTTGTGTTTGTGATGCATCCTTTTGATGTCGGCGATCGTTGTGTGGTTGATGGTGTTCAG TTGCTGGTCGAGGAGATGAATATTTTAACGACCGTCTTCCTGAAACTTGATAATGAAAAGGTGTACTATCCGAATTCAGTTTTGGCTACAAAGCCCATCAGCAACTATTATAGAAGCCCGGATATGGGTGATACAATAGAGTTCTCGATTGATTTTTTGACCCCAGCAAAGACAATAGGCAGGCTGAAAGAAGAGATAAAGAAGTAA
- the LOC108480454 gene encoding serine/threonine-protein kinase STY46-like, with protein MNSTSGTPEQRRGTAVSHHHQQALLTIPVVKIDKATTSKQFCFGFNDCLGKGSVASTNPQHLQQHQQGKQQRSRSPTSKLEHQVTELEQEVQNQKEIRSMYKMRMERTQDYLRYCLQIAQDNGFLDLLSNHKSPVSRDVVLNIDTTSPQLPAPVSHQSDLGLLINQAKLNGWFINPIEIELREVIGQGSTADIYRGIWRGLEVAVKCIYPDFFEKNENGVSFFAQEVETLSKQRHRFILQLMGACLEPPMQGWIVTEFLSMTLKDWLHGPGNNRRKERVIPLPPLQERLNKAVEIAQAMQYLHEQKPKVIHRDLKPSNIFLDDAKHVRVADFGHARFLSDEEMALTGETGTFVYMAPEVIRCEPYNEKCDVYSFGIILNELITGNYPYIETNYGPAKIALEVGDGKLRPALPEDNGEWKELIELICQSWDGDACVRPTFANITSTLSNIQTRFNDNRVPSIH; from the exons ATGAACTCGACTTCCGGTACCCCAGAGCAGAGAAGGGGCACCGCCGTatcgcatcatcatcaacaagctCTATTAACGATTCCCGTGGTAAAAATAGATAAGGCTACGACATCTAAGCAATTTTGCTTTGGATTTAATGATTGTTTGGGAAAAGGGTCGGTTGCCTCTACGAACCCACAGCATTTGCAGCAACACCAACAAGGAAAGCAACAACGTTCACGTAGCCCGACCTCCAAATTAGAGCACCAG GTGACAGAGCTTGAACAGGAAGTCCAGAACCAGAAAGAAATTCGGAGCATGTACAAAATGAGAATGGAGAGAACACAAGACTATTTAAGGTACTGTCTTCAAATAGCTCAGGATAATGGATTCTTGGACCTTTTAAGTAACCACAAATCTCCTGTTTCTCGGGATGTTGTCCTCAATATCGATACCACCAGTCCTCAACTCCCTGCCCCGGTTTCTCACCAATCAGATCTAGGTCTACTCATCAACCAAGCCAAGTTGAACGGATGGTTCATTAACCCCATCGAG ATTGAATTGCGAGAAGTAATTGGCCAAGGAAGTACTGCAGACATTTACAGAGGAATTTGGCGAGGCCTTGAAGTTGCGGTGAAGTGTATATATCCCGATTTCTTCGAAAAAAATGAAAACGGTGTGTCATTTTTTGCTCAAGAAGTCGAAACATTATCTAAGCAGCGCCATCGCTTTATACTACAGCTAATGGGTGCATGCCTCGAGCCACCTATGCAAGGTTGGATAGTGACGGAGTTCTTGAGCATGACGCTGAAGGATTGGCTACATGGACCGGGAAATAACAGGCGAAAAGAAAGGGTGATACCACTCCCTCCGTTGCAAGAGAGATTGAATAAAGCCGTGGAGATTGCACAAGCAATGCAATATCTCCATGAACAAAAACCCAAAGTTATTCACCGTGATTTGAAGCCTAGCAACATTTTTTTAGACGATGCCAAGCATGTAAGGGTGGCTGATTTCGGGCATGCTCGGTTTTTAAGTGACGAAGAAATGGCACTTACAGGCGAAACAG GAACTTTTGTTTACATGGCACCAGAGGTTATCAGATGTGAACCTTATAACGAAAAGTGCGATGTATACAGCTTCGGAATCATTCTGAACGAACTCATCACAGGCAATTATCCTTATATTGAGACCAATTATGGACCGGCCAAG ATTGCCTTGGAGGTTGGAGATGGAAAGCTAAGACCAGCACTTCCAGAAGACAATGGCGAATGGAAGGAGCTGATCGAGCTGATTTGCCAGTCATGGGATGGAGATGCCTGTGTTAGACCCACCTTTGCAAACATCACTTCCACTCTATCAAATATCCAAACCAGATTCAATGACAATAGAGTCCCATCCATCCATTAA